In the genome of Halobacteriovorax sp. DA5, the window GCACTTGATATGCTTAATGAAAGTCTCGTTTTAAAAGGCGAGAAGGTCATTGCTTACGATTATGATTGTCGAGAAGGCATATGTGGCCAATGTGGTGTTTTTATCAATGGAAGAGCTCATGGGCCACATGCTAATACAACAACATGTCAGCTTCATATGAGAAGCTTTAGTGATAATCAAGTAATAACTGTCGAGCCTTGGCGTGCGAAATCATTCCCAATAATTAAAGATCTTGTTGTTGACAGAAGTGCTCTAGATCGAATTGTTGAGAGTGGAGGGTATATAACAGCTAAGACTGGAACAGCTCCTGAGGCTAACTCAATACTTATTGGAAAAGAGGTTGCTGATTTATCAATGGATTCTGCTGCATGTATTGGGTGTGGTGCATGTATTGCAACTTGTAAAAATGCTTCGGCAGCTTTATTTACTTCTGCAAAATTGACCCACTTAAATCTTTTACCGCAGGGAAAAGTTGAAGAAGGAAGAAGAACTTTGTCCATGACAAAACAGATGGAGTTAGAGGATTTTGGTCATTGCTCATTTACTGGGGCATGTGAGATAGAATGTCCTGAAGGGATTTCTATTTCTAATATTGCCAGAATGAATTTCAGTTTATTAAAGGCAAAGCTTTTAAAATAATCCCAGAAACTTCCACCATGCTCCTCCTATAATCAACCATATCAGAATGTTTACAATTGATATGAGAAATCCCATTTTCCACCAGTCTGATAAATCAACATAACCTGAACCAAAGAATACTGGGGCCGGTCCTGAGCCATAGTGAGTTAATGAACCAAAGAGGTTTGAAAAAAAGCC includes:
- a CDS encoding succinate dehydrogenase/fumarate reductase iron-sulfur subunit, with the protein product MRVTFKIWRQDNSKVDGQFVEYELENISRDMSFLEALDMLNESLVLKGEKVIAYDYDCREGICGQCGVFINGRAHGPHANTTTCQLHMRSFSDNQVITVEPWRAKSFPIIKDLVVDRSALDRIVESGGYITAKTGTAPEANSILIGKEVADLSMDSAACIGCGACIATCKNASAALFTSAKLTHLNLLPQGKVEEGRRTLSMTKQMELEDFGHCSFTGACEIECPEGISISNIARMNFSLLKAKLLK